Genomic segment of Bacteroides intestinalis DSM 17393:
CCTTTAAAGAAAAATACCATGTTAGTTGATTTGACAGTGAAAGAATTCTTGAGTAAAGTGGCGGGCAGTGATCCCGTCCCCGGTGGCGGAAGCATTGCTGCCTTGAACGGTGCCGTAGCCTCGGCGCTTGCCGCTATGGTTGCTAACCTCACCATCGGCAAGAAGAATTATGAAGAACACGAGGAACTTATGAGCCATATTGCTTCTCTCGCACTGAGAGAGAAAGACGTATTCGTAGCTGATATAGATCGTGACTCGGAAGCCTATGATGCCGTATTTGCCTGCTTCAAGATGCCTAAGGCTACCGATGAAGAAAAAACTGCCCGCAGCGCAGCCATCCAGGAAGCCACTA
This window contains:
- a CDS encoding cyclodeaminase/cyclohydrolase family protein, with the translated sequence MLVDLTVKEFLSKVAGSDPVPGGGSIAALNGAVASALAAMVANLTIGKKNYEEHEELMSHIASLALREKDVFVADIDRDSEAYDAVFACFKMPKATDEEKTARSAAIQEATKHAALVPMQVARNAYELMSVIADVARLGNRNAVTDACVAMMSARNAVLGALLNVRINLGSIKDKTFADELQREADVLERLACDREKEVLDVVNQELRV